In Shouchella patagoniensis, the following are encoded in one genomic region:
- a CDS encoding pentapeptide repeat-containing protein — protein MSVIVKEPVITDDVLKKKEINTIIDTLDPVITVALIEEEVHEEAVIKNLELNNCRVNKVSMPLAKLKKADFIDVAFHKCDFSNADFSGAYMNRVLFKNCKMMGAKLTDLNAKDVVFEECQLSMGMFGESTFTHCAFRYGNLTSSDFYHVQFKDMELTECDIDRANFEGTSLKQIDLSTCLFNSITADLHRLKGCTINEYQAPFFTQLLGLNVK, from the coding sequence GTGAGTGTTATCGTTAAAGAGCCCGTTATTACAGATGATGTTCTGAAAAAGAAGGAGATCAATACGATTATTGATACTCTGGACCCGGTAATCACTGTTGCATTAATTGAAGAGGAAGTCCATGAAGAAGCTGTAATAAAGAATTTGGAATTAAACAACTGTCGTGTAAATAAAGTATCTATGCCTCTAGCGAAATTGAAGAAAGCAGATTTTATAGACGTAGCATTCCATAAGTGCGATTTTTCTAATGCTGATTTTTCTGGTGCCTATATGAATCGAGTGCTATTTAAGAACTGCAAAATGATGGGCGCAAAGCTAACAGACTTGAATGCAAAAGATGTTGTTTTTGAAGAATGCCAGTTATCGATGGGGATGTTTGGAGAAAGTACGTTTACTCATTGTGCTTTCAGATATGGGAACTTAACCTCAAGTGATTTTTATCACGTTCAGTTCAAAGACATGGAATTAACCGAATGTGATATTGATCGAGCAAATTTTGAAGGCACGAGTTTAAAACAGATTGATCTTAGTACATGCCTTTTTAACTCGATTACCGCTGATCTGCATCGGTTAAAAGGCTGCACGATTAACGAGTACCAGGCTCCTTTTTTTACACAGTTGCTCGGTTTAAATGTAAAATAG
- a CDS encoding DUF1259 domain-containing protein: protein MDPQQLCQQVAQMLNGKPSMENGVCSVSILRHLNVTIQGRPTHGAIHAGVTFESLDHEGNALNLGEVALLEDEVPRFTNSLISNGLIVSAIHNHWLFANPNLIYVHYQSVEAPLAFAHKTAQAFAQLHV from the coding sequence GTGGATCCCCAGCAGTTATGCCAGCAAGTTGCTCAGATGTTAAACGGGAAACCCAGCATGGAAAATGGTGTCTGCTCAGTCTCGATTCTTCGGCATTTGAACGTAACCATTCAAGGCCGACCAACCCATGGAGCCATTCATGCAGGCGTGACATTCGAGTCATTAGATCACGAAGGAAACGCGCTTAATCTAGGGGAGGTCGCCTTGCTTGAAGATGAGGTGCCAAGGTTTACGAACAGTTTAATCAGTAATGGTCTTATCGTCAGTGCCATCCATAATCATTGGCTTTTTGCAAACCCAAATCTTATTTACGTTCATTATCAGTCAGTTGAGGCCCCACTCGCATTTGCTCATAAAACAGCTCAAGCTTTTGCACAATTGCATGTATAA
- a CDS encoding ASCH domain-containing protein: MNEAARQYWNSFCAKIGTVTEASAFAFGDKPDDLAKLVIQGQKTATSSAAIFYEKNDVPFPKKGDYAIVLNGKNQPVAIIVTVDVRLTPMNEVSETFAIAEGDGSYENWKIIHEAYFQQELEKVDQAYSSDLLLVCEWFEVVDVLMRS; encoded by the coding sequence ATGAATGAAGCGGCAAGACAATACTGGAATTCTTTTTGTGCGAAGATAGGTACCGTAACAGAAGCGAGTGCATTTGCATTTGGTGATAAACCAGACGACTTAGCAAAATTAGTCATTCAAGGTCAAAAAACAGCAACAAGTTCCGCAGCGATTTTCTACGAAAAGAACGATGTACCTTTTCCAAAAAAAGGTGATTATGCGATTGTCTTAAATGGAAAGAATCAGCCGGTTGCCATAATCGTGACCGTAGATGTTCGTTTGACGCCCATGAACGAAGTGAGTGAAACATTTGCAATCGCAGAAGGGGATGGTTCTTATGAAAATTGGAAAATCATTCACGAAGCTTACTTTCAGCAAGAACTTGAAAAAGTAGATCAAGCGTATTCTAGTGATCTATTGCTTGTTTGTGAATGGTTTGAAGTGGTGGATGTGTTGATGCGTTCATAG
- a CDS encoding aminoglycoside 6-adenylyltransferase has product MRSEQEMMDLILTYAKKDDRIRAVYMNGSRTNPRIQSDIFQDYDIVYVVKETATFIRDATWIRVFGELFMLQEPDKLDQGRSLEVNFERTYAYLMLFNDGNRLDLRLQTIEATLSEYGEDKLTIPLLDKDQLLPTIGPPSDADYHVKEPSVGEFTSCVNNFWWCLQNVAKGIWRDELPYAKLMFEYTTRHTLDEMVSWWIGINTDFELSIGKLGKYIKRYLPEAYWVMYKETYSDASYDTMWKSIFKACELFRILAIDVAEKLGFNFPQDDDKNMTKYLNRVRHLPTDANKFF; this is encoded by the coding sequence ATGAGAAGTGAACAAGAAATGATGGATTTAATTTTAACTTACGCAAAGAAGGATGACCGTATTCGAGCAGTTTATATGAATGGCTCAAGAACAAATCCCCGAATACAAAGCGATATCTTCCAAGATTACGATATCGTTTACGTTGTAAAAGAAACAGCCACTTTTATACGAGATGCTACGTGGATTCGTGTTTTTGGGGAGTTATTCATGCTTCAAGAACCTGATAAACTGGATCAAGGTCGCAGTTTGGAAGTGAATTTCGAGCGTACATATGCATATTTGATGTTGTTTAATGATGGAAATCGACTAGATCTTCGTCTACAAACAATAGAGGCTACTCTTTCTGAATATGGTGAGGATAAGCTAACGATTCCGTTGCTTGATAAAGATCAACTGTTGCCTACTATTGGCCCGCCTAGCGATGCAGATTATCATGTGAAAGAGCCTTCAGTTGGTGAGTTTACTAGTTGCGTTAATAATTTCTGGTGGTGTTTACAAAACGTAGCAAAGGGGATTTGGCGTGATGAGCTGCCTTATGCGAAGCTCATGTTCGAATACACTACAAGGCATACGTTGGATGAAATGGTATCTTGGTGGATTGGAATAAATACAGATTTCGAGTTGTCGATTGGAAAGTTAGGAAAATACATTAAACGCTACTTACCGGAAGCGTATTGGGTTATGTATAAAGAGACATACTCAGATGCTTCTTACGATACTATGTGGAAATCTATTTTTAAAGCGTGTGAATTGTTTAGAATCTTGGCAATAGATGTGGCGGAGAAGTTGGGTTTTAATTTTCCACAGGACGACGATAAAAATATGACTAAGTACCTTAATCGAGTTAGGCATCTTCCTACAGATGCAAACAAATTCTTTTAA
- a CDS encoding DUF5391 family protein, with translation MTNQKKKVFMWSVVSMFLFCLLTVLITLTPLAEHGQNSNQFGDFGMWSGLAMTVVSYAGAIVMYLIGGPFFKVVYTIVVSLGIFINGSLLAVFFAVHLFMEIFTPVTIVAAAISACLIVVNFICIFAANKSERSPLPVS, from the coding sequence ATGACAAATCAAAAGAAAAAAGTGTTCATGTGGTCGGTGGTATCGATGTTCTTATTTTGTTTGTTAACTGTCCTCATCACATTAACGCCACTGGCTGAACATGGACAGAATTCAAATCAATTTGGTGATTTTGGAATGTGGAGTGGGCTCGCGATGACAGTTGTATCATATGCAGGTGCAATTGTGATGTATCTTATTGGAGGGCCGTTTTTCAAAGTGGTTTATACCATTGTCGTCAGTCTCGGTATATTTATTAATGGATCGTTGTTAGCAGTGTTTTTTGCGGTTCATCTATTTATGGAGATTTTCACACCAGTAACCATTGTTGCTGCTGCTATTAGTGCTTGTTTAATTGTTGTCAATTTCATTTGTATATTTGCAGCTAACAAGTCAGAAAGAAGTCCGTTACCGGTTAGTTAG
- a CDS encoding DUF3986 family protein: protein MLQFDDSIHLHVGYYEDGYDLEGIFFKVAQEPVWCLFFDPNTYNLTLRHPERYPKSDDLGHLVGLYAQEEMNSQTGATHLKTFLKIEGLIR from the coding sequence TTGCTCCAATTTGATGACTCCATTCACCTTCACGTTGGCTACTATGAAGATGGATATGATCTTGAAGGAATCTTTTTTAAAGTGGCACAGGAACCAGTCTGGTGTTTGTTTTTCGACCCCAATACGTATAACCTTACTCTCCGTCACCCGGAACGTTACCCAAAGAGTGACGATTTGGGTCATTTAGTCGGTCTCTATGCACAAGAGGAGATGAACAGCCAAACCGGTGCCACACATTTAAAAACATTTTTGAAAATAGAAGGTCTTATTCGTTAA
- a CDS encoding MFS transporter, whose translation MNVRLLILVFGTFIIGTDDFVIAGLLPEIAAEMNVSIAATGQLVTAFALAYAIGAPIWGTIAYRFDIKKLLVFSMLLFTVSNALSAVVSSFEWLFVTRITAAISAALFTPLAMAASTQLSKPSSNGKALSFITAGLTIGLILGAPVGTWIGTTFHWRYSFAFVATISLLVACAILLFMPNLKGEVASSIKERLSSFTKSIALTLCVSIIATTGGFMTYTYIAPLITSATGIQSISLFLLLIGIGAFAGNLLGGIFTDLVGARKTLAFSLLAFCVLLSSFSFITLISNPSTSTILTIIVALLWGIPGFGMNPAINSFLISLNPKQAAMVLSFSASALYTGIGLGALLGGAVISLTSISFLGIASGGVLLIAFVLFRYVANKG comes from the coding sequence ATGAATGTGCGCCTACTTATTTTAGTGTTCGGGACGTTCATTATCGGCACTGACGATTTTGTTATAGCTGGCCTATTACCAGAAATTGCAGCTGAAATGAATGTCTCGATTGCCGCAACTGGTCAGTTAGTTACGGCATTTGCACTCGCTTATGCCATAGGAGCGCCCATTTGGGGAACAATTGCTTATCGATTCGATATCAAGAAGCTTTTGGTTTTTTCTATGCTTCTTTTCACAGTGAGCAACGCCCTATCAGCAGTTGTTTCCTCATTTGAATGGCTTTTTGTAACACGCATCACCGCTGCCATATCTGCAGCACTTTTCACACCGCTTGCTATGGCCGCCTCCACTCAGCTATCAAAACCATCTTCTAATGGTAAAGCACTCTCGTTTATTACAGCTGGCCTTACAATCGGACTGATCCTAGGAGCACCAGTCGGTACTTGGATCGGCACTACATTCCATTGGCGCTACTCGTTTGCATTTGTAGCTACTATTTCCCTTTTGGTTGCATGTGCCATTTTATTGTTTATGCCTAATCTAAAAGGCGAGGTAGCTTCTTCGATCAAAGAGAGATTATCAAGCTTTACTAAATCAATAGCTCTTACACTATGCGTAAGCATTATCGCAACAACAGGTGGTTTTATGACGTACACATACATCGCCCCACTTATTACATCAGCTACTGGAATTCAATCAATTAGCCTCTTTTTACTGTTAATAGGCATCGGGGCTTTCGCTGGAAATTTGTTAGGAGGGATTTTTACTGACCTAGTTGGTGCTCGTAAGACATTGGCGTTTTCCTTGCTCGCATTTTGCGTATTACTTAGCTCCTTCTCATTTATTACGCTCATTTCAAACCCGTCTACGTCGACTATACTAACAATCATCGTTGCATTATTGTGGGGTATTCCTGGGTTCGGCATGAACCCTGCCATCAACTCTTTTCTTATCTCATTGAATCCAAAACAAGCAGCAATGGTCCTTTCTTTTAGCGCTTCTGCCTTATATACAGGTATTGGATTAGGAGCTCTTCTAGGCGGTGCCGTCATTAGCCTCACATCAATCTCTTTTTTAGGGATTGCTAGTGGAGGAGTATTACTCATTGCATTTGTTCTCTTTCGATACGTTGCTAATAAAGGATGA
- a CDS encoding MerR family transcriptional regulator, translating to MKISELATETGVSIRSIRYYEQKNLIRPQRLDNGYRLFEKTDINRVKAIQLFLDLGLNTEEIEPIIHCGSLQPVDGSVECSATALTLYEEKLQQTQQQIKQLKQSESHLIELISFWKKVHAKQKNEEEQ from the coding sequence ATGAAAATTAGTGAATTAGCTACCGAAACAGGTGTTAGTATTCGTTCAATCCGTTATTATGAACAAAAGAATCTCATTCGCCCACAACGTCTTGACAACGGTTATCGACTATTTGAAAAAACTGATATTAATCGAGTAAAGGCTATTCAATTATTTTTAGATTTAGGTCTCAATACGGAAGAAATTGAACCAATTATACACTGTGGCTCTTTACAGCCTGTTGATGGTTCAGTCGAATGTTCAGCGACAGCACTCACTTTATACGAAGAGAAACTTCAGCAAACGCAGCAACAAATCAAGCAATTAAAACAGTCTGAGTCTCATTTAATTGAACTTATTTCATTCTGGAAAAAGGTGCATGCGAAGCAAAAGAACGAGGAAGAGCAATGA
- a CDS encoding VOC family protein — MKVNHLNLTVDDVVAARAFLETYFRLKCIGSRGDGFAALMDENGLVLTLMKGKNVHYPQTFHIGFMQENESKVDELNLRLKQDGFKVDPPQHAHGYTFYVNAPGGFVVEVLC, encoded by the coding sequence TTGAAGGTAAATCACTTAAACTTAACGGTTGATGATGTAGTGGCTGCGCGTGCTTTTTTGGAAACTTATTTTCGACTTAAATGTATTGGGAGTAGGGGCGACGGGTTTGCTGCTTTAATGGATGAGAATGGATTGGTTCTAACGTTGATGAAAGGGAAAAATGTCCATTACCCGCAAACATTCCATATTGGGTTTATGCAAGAAAATGAATCAAAGGTGGATGAATTAAATCTTCGATTGAAACAAGATGGGTTTAAAGTTGATCCGCCGCAACATGCGCATGGGTATACATTTTATGTGAATGCGCCAGGTGGGTTTGTAGTTGAAGTTCTTTGTTAA
- a CDS encoding helix-turn-helix transcriptional regulator, with amino-acid sequence MKLARLLGITMELLTKRRVTATDLAARFEVSIRTIYRDIELINQAGVPVASFSGADGGFELMNGFFLTKQTFSLDDLLLIYSLLKGVDTAFGSGLANKLSALQPALQSEELQKKVVMELGGYDEERGVIRNVLQAVQQKKRVEFSYTDALNYESHRKVEPLHLLWEKGVWYVECYCLKRSSARIFRVSRMRNLQVLEETFVSNPVTPKSASEENEEIHTLLRFNTSVKQRVSEQFKEAWFQNGENITVNTVFYTWSYAISVVLSYGAMVEVVYPKELREKVMREVVAVQQMYKKG; translated from the coding sequence ATGAAATTAGCGCGGTTACTTGGCATTACGATGGAGCTGTTGACGAAAAGAAGAGTAACTGCCACTGATTTAGCAGCCCGTTTTGAAGTGTCGATACGAACGATTTATCGTGATATTGAATTGATTAATCAGGCAGGTGTTCCAGTCGCCTCATTTTCTGGTGCAGACGGTGGTTTTGAATTGATGAATGGCTTCTTCTTAACAAAACAAACGTTCTCTCTCGACGATCTCCTGCTTATTTATTCTTTATTAAAAGGGGTGGACACGGCATTTGGTAGTGGACTTGCGAATAAGTTGAGTGCACTGCAACCAGCGCTTCAGAGCGAGGAATTACAGAAAAAAGTGGTTATGGAACTCGGGGGATATGATGAAGAGAGAGGTGTCATAAGGAATGTATTGCAAGCCGTTCAACAGAAGAAGCGAGTCGAATTCTCTTATACTGACGCTCTAAATTATGAATCACACCGAAAAGTGGAGCCGTTGCATTTGTTATGGGAAAAGGGTGTTTGGTATGTGGAGTGCTATTGTTTAAAGCGGTCATCGGCGCGCATCTTTCGTGTGTCGAGAATGAGAAACCTCCAAGTACTTGAGGAAACTTTTGTTTCGAACCCAGTGACGCCCAAAAGTGCAAGCGAGGAAAACGAAGAAATTCATACTCTGTTACGGTTTAACACATCTGTAAAACAGAGGGTTTCGGAACAGTTCAAAGAAGCATGGTTTCAGAACGGAGAGAATATCACTGTAAACACGGTATTCTACACATGGAGTTATGCGATCTCGGTCGTGCTTAGTTATGGCGCAATGGTCGAAGTTGTTTATCCAAAGGAATTACGAGAAAAAGTAATGCGGGAGGTAGTGGCGGTTCAACAAATGTATAAAAAGGGGTGA
- a CDS encoding ATP-binding cassette domain-containing protein, translating into MNEKAIEAKGLVKIFGDHRAVDGVDLSIEKGTVYGFLGPNGAGKTTTIRMLATLLKPDGGEAKIFGHDLSKEMDAVRSRISLTGQYASIDEDLTGIENLTMIGRLMGYKRKQAKARAEELLHAFNLEEAAKKQVKNYSGGMRRRIDIAASIVVTPELLFLDEPTTGLDPRSRNQVWDIVRTLVNAGTTVLLTTQYLEEADQLADRIAVINHGKIIAEGTSSELKASVGTNTLHITLQDESAREKALQVLEESGHIAIHPAKDAASLIAQITDPTLAAAALGKLADEQIAVRTFALGQPSLDEVFLTLTGEEVVNAEQNGERSE; encoded by the coding sequence ATGAACGAGAAAGCGATTGAAGCAAAAGGGCTTGTGAAAATTTTTGGAGATCATCGAGCAGTTGATGGTGTTGATTTATCAATAGAAAAAGGAACCGTTTATGGCTTCCTAGGACCAAATGGTGCTGGAAAAACAACAACGATTCGGATGCTTGCGACGCTATTAAAGCCAGATGGTGGCGAGGCAAAAATCTTTGGCCACGACCTCAGTAAAGAAATGGATGCAGTACGTAGCCGCATTAGTTTAACTGGACAATATGCTTCAATTGATGAGGACTTAACTGGGATTGAAAACTTAACGATGATTGGCAGGCTTATGGGTTATAAACGAAAACAAGCAAAAGCTCGGGCCGAAGAGTTGCTCCATGCGTTTAACTTAGAAGAAGCGGCAAAAAAGCAAGTGAAAAATTATTCTGGCGGGATGAGACGACGAATTGATATAGCGGCTAGCATCGTCGTGACGCCTGAACTGCTTTTTCTCGACGAACCCACAACAGGACTTGATCCGCGTAGTCGTAACCAAGTATGGGACATTGTTAGAACGCTTGTGAACGCAGGAACAACAGTGCTGCTTACCACTCAATACTTAGAAGAGGCTGATCAGCTAGCAGACCGAATTGCTGTCATTAACCATGGGAAAATTATTGCGGAAGGCACAAGTAGTGAATTAAAAGCATCAGTTGGGACAAATACATTGCATATTACGTTACAAGATGAAAGTGCTCGTGAAAAAGCGCTTCAAGTTTTGGAGGAAAGTGGACATATCGCGATCCATCCGGCAAAAGACGCTGCTTCCTTAATCGCACAAATAACGGATCCAACACTTGCTGCGGCGGCGCTTGGAAAATTGGCTGATGAACAGATTGCGGTTCGCACATTTGCGCTTGGACAGCCGAGCTTAGATGAAGTCTTTTTGACCCTTACAGGAGAAGAAGTCGTAAATGCAGAACAGAATGGAGAGAGAAGCGAATGA
- a CDS encoding ABC transporter permease: MSEAIEREKPDRNNQLAEAIAKSERPPRPSPLAATMAFATRTLLRIKHIPEQMFDVTVFPIIFLLMFTYLFGGAISGSTGEYLQFLLPGILVMTVAQITMYTGLDLNNDIRKGIFDRFRTLPIWLPSALVGSLLVDTVRYTMASTIMIILGLILGFRPEGGFLGVVAAVGLILLFCFSLSWIWTTLGLIMRSDKSLMMVSMMVLFPLTFVSNVFVNPETLPSFLEAFVDINPISLLVNAVRGLMHGSVTAGDIGWVFFVSAIITIIFAPLTMYLYRNKK; this comes from the coding sequence ATGAGTGAAGCGATTGAACGTGAGAAACCAGATCGGAACAACCAATTAGCAGAAGCGATTGCTAAAAGTGAGCGCCCTCCTCGTCCGAGCCCGCTTGCGGCAACAATGGCATTTGCCACACGGACGCTGCTTCGAATTAAACATATTCCAGAGCAGATGTTTGATGTGACTGTTTTTCCAATCATTTTTTTGCTAATGTTTACGTATTTATTTGGTGGAGCGATTTCTGGTTCAACGGGTGAATATTTGCAGTTTTTGTTGCCTGGTATCCTCGTTATGACCGTTGCACAAATTACGATGTACACGGGCCTTGATTTGAATAATGATATTCGAAAAGGCATCTTTGACCGTTTTCGGACCTTGCCAATCTGGCTACCTTCTGCACTCGTCGGATCACTTCTTGTTGATACGGTTCGATACACAATGGCCTCGACGATTATGATTATTCTTGGTCTTATTCTTGGCTTCCGCCCTGAAGGTGGTTTTCTAGGTGTAGTTGCGGCAGTCGGGTTAATCTTGCTATTCTGCTTTAGCCTTTCTTGGATATGGACAACGCTTGGTCTCATTATGAGATCAGATAAATCATTAATGATGGTCAGTATGATGGTATTATTTCCACTTACGTTTGTCAGTAATGTGTTTGTAAATCCAGAAACGCTTCCCTCATTTCTAGAAGCCTTTGTAGATATCAATCCCATTTCTCTGTTGGTGAATGCGGTTCGCGGATTGATGCATGGGTCTGTTACAGCAGGCGACATTGGTTGGGTATTCTTTGTATCAGCAATCATAACGATTATCTTTGCTCCGCTTACGATGTATTTGTACAGGAATAAGAAATAA
- a CDS encoding acyl-CoA thioester hydrolase/BAAT C-terminal domain-containing protein, translating to MEVKDKTKVVLQVTPERALTDEQVAIQLTGSEPGSIITIIATTTDDTGQKFESQATFEADELGEVDLVKQKPIEGTYAEADAMGLFWSMEPVQRVNTGFTKHSAVPQTVYLTAYEERKALAHAKVERCFYLDDVTSIEVDVRELVGQLYLPKTKTNCPGVIIVGGSDAAVHEQAAALLASNGYAALALAYYAAEGLPKGIQRIPLEYVETALQWLGEQDQVNKEKLGIVGFSRGSELALLAGTVFPQLKAIIAVAPSALMFSGNKNLQMINEPAWTYKGVELPYFLPKSSPREFFRFLGNWLTAKPISNLSGAYAALNDKEKVNQTIIPVEKIQGKMMFICGEDDQLQPAIHFSKMLTDRLREHGDQREPCFVSYKDAGHFSAFPAALPYLPTTRSITNRGKMTMTFGGTAKGSAKAAEHSFREVLLFLKKTFESES from the coding sequence ATGGAAGTGAAAGACAAAACAAAAGTAGTACTTCAGGTAACTCCGGAACGGGCTCTTACAGATGAACAAGTTGCTATTCAATTAACTGGCAGTGAGCCTGGGAGCATCATTACAATTATAGCCACGACGACCGATGACACTGGCCAGAAATTTGAATCACAAGCAACGTTTGAAGCAGACGAACTAGGTGAAGTGGATCTTGTGAAACAGAAGCCAATAGAAGGGACGTATGCGGAAGCTGATGCAATGGGTTTGTTTTGGTCAATGGAACCCGTTCAAAGAGTAAATACAGGTTTTACGAAACATTCAGCTGTACCACAGACCGTTTACTTAACTGCATATGAAGAACGTAAAGCTCTTGCACATGCAAAAGTAGAGCGCTGTTTTTATCTAGATGATGTGACATCAATAGAGGTGGATGTTCGAGAACTAGTGGGACAGCTGTATCTCCCAAAAACAAAAACAAATTGCCCTGGGGTTATCATCGTTGGTGGATCTGATGCGGCTGTACACGAACAAGCAGCGGCATTGCTTGCCTCAAATGGGTATGCAGCTCTTGCATTAGCTTATTATGCAGCGGAGGGATTACCAAAGGGAATTCAACGGATTCCATTAGAATATGTTGAAACGGCTTTACAATGGCTTGGAGAGCAAGACCAAGTTAATAAAGAAAAGCTTGGAATCGTGGGTTTTTCAAGAGGATCGGAATTGGCATTACTTGCTGGAACTGTATTTCCACAATTAAAAGCAATTATTGCTGTTGCTCCCAGTGCACTCATGTTTTCAGGTAATAAAAACTTACAAATGATCAATGAGCCTGCTTGGACGTACAAAGGGGTAGAACTGCCATACTTTCTGCCGAAATCCAGTCCAAGAGAGTTCTTTCGTTTTCTTGGGAACTGGCTTACAGCGAAACCAATATCAAATTTGTCAGGTGCATATGCGGCATTAAATGACAAAGAGAAAGTAAATCAAACAATTATTCCTGTTGAAAAAATACAGGGCAAAATGATGTTTATTTGTGGAGAAGATGATCAGCTTCAACCAGCCATCCATTTCTCAAAGATGTTAACAGATCGGTTGCGCGAACATGGGGATCAAAGAGAACCTTGCTTTGTAAGCTACAAAGACGCGGGTCATTTTTCTGCTTTTCCAGCAGCCCTGCCCTATTTGCCAACAACACGATCGATCACAAATCGAGGAAAAATGACAATGACCTTTGGTGGTACAGCAAAGGGGAGCGCAAAGGCGGCAGAACATTCGTTTCGAGAAGTTTTGCTGTTTCTTAAAAAGACGTTTGAAAGTGAGTCTTAA
- a CDS encoding zeta toxin family protein, with protein sequence MKNKSRNNQKKKPLVIAIAAVSGGGKTPIAKKLTDRLTEAIVLHFDEYKTEGPSDFGKRDKTRPIIMSGTSRHLYATLKEL encoded by the coding sequence ATGAAGAATAAATCAAGGAATAATCAAAAGAAGAAACCACTCGTTATTGCAATTGCGGCGGTTTCTGGAGGGGGGAAAACGCCCATCGCCAAAAAGCTTACTGATCGTTTAACAGAGGCCATAGTACTCCATTTTGATGAGTATAAAACAGAGGGGCCAAGTGACTTTGGTAAAAGGGACAAAACAAGGCCGATTATAATGAGTGGGACATCACGTCATTTATACGCGACGTTAAAAGAGTTGTAG
- a CDS encoding YesL family protein gives MVRKWFQGDRDLKILPTFWQIYKGDFLKANLLGLIIVVIGAILLISISTYLLPYSTGLALFYSC, from the coding sequence ATTGTTCGAAAATGGTTTCAAGGAGATCGTGACTTAAAAATCCTCCCTACTTTTTGGCAAATATACAAAGGGGATTTTTTAAAAGCAAATCTCCTTGGTCTCATAATCGTCGTAATAGGCGCAATTCTTCTTATATCGATTTCTACTTACTTGTTGCCATACAGCACTGGTTTAGCACTGTTCTACTCATGCTAA
- a CDS encoding DUF624 domain-containing protein, giving the protein MSTIDPTVGGAEKLLNGLGWMMVFAYINLLWIAFTFMGLIIFGISPVPQRFMRLFENGFKEIVT; this is encoded by the coding sequence ATGTCAACAATCGATCCAACTGTTGGAGGGGCTGAAAAATTACTTAACGGGCTTGGTTGGATGATGGTATTTGCGTACATCAACCTGCTTTGGATTGCATTCACGTTCATGGGACTAATCATTTTTGGTATCTCGCCAGTACCACAGCGCTTTATGCGATTGTTCGAAAATGGTTTCAAGGAGATCGTGACTTAA
- a CDS encoding family 43 glycosylhydrolase, which yields MGGLCTSLKGEWKDEGEVFKTSYESVNNAIDPHIALSKESIPYLVYGSFFDGIYMSEIDQKSGKLKSYGCGKCIACREFESKEGAVEGAFILFNRQQDMYYLFVSYPSWLY from the coding sequence ATGGGCGGGCTATGTACATCGCTTAAAGGGGAATGGAAGGATGAAGGAGAGGTTTTTAAGACCTCATATGAAAGCGTTAACAATGCAATTGATCCTCATATTGCTTTGAGCAAGGAGAGTATTCCTTATCTGGTCTATGGATCTTTCTTTGATGGGATCTATATGAGCGAGATTGACCAAAAGTCAGGTAAGTTAAAATCTTATGGTTGTGGGAAATGTATCGCTTGTCGGGAATTTGAATCGAAGGAAGGGGCTGTGGAAGGAGCGTTTATTCTATTCAACCGTCAACAAGATATGTATTACTTGTTTGTCTCTTATCCATCTTGGCTTTATTAA
- a CDS encoding ABC transporter permease subunit produces MIEAATIDGSSMFGTYWRIILPIIKPAIAAQVILWFMGVWNDYLGPLIYVFSQHKMPIQLMIANFNAYYAIQNDFLLIWRHRL; encoded by the coding sequence TTGATTGAAGCAGCAACCATTGATGGAAGTAGTATGTTTGGAACGTATTGGCGCATTATTTTGCCAATTATCAAACCTGCTATTGCTGCCCAAGTTATCTTATGGTTTATGGGTGTGTGGAATGATTATTTGGGACCTCTCATTTATGTTTTCTCTCAACATAAAATGCCGATTCAGCTAATGATTGCTAATTTTAATGCGTATTACGCCATTCAAAATGATTTTCTCTTAATATGGCGGCATCGGTTGTAG